In Solea senegalensis isolate Sse05_10M linkage group LG6, IFAPA_SoseM_1, whole genome shotgun sequence, one genomic interval encodes:
- the acp5a gene encoding tartrate-resistant acid phosphatase type 5a, with protein sequence MALTLVSIWIAAISVAYCYPTAFQDLGESSKNRTSIRFLAIGDWGGVPYPPYITAVQKATAREMSKIAEQMGADFVLSLGDNFYFRGVDSVDSPRFKDTFEYVYTAKSLRIPWYVLAGNHDHAGNVKAQIDYTQKSDRWKFPSYYYELNFRIPNTGKTLTIIMLDTIMLCGNSDDFLDEKPRGPLHAVDANRQLAWLQERLARSKADFLLVAGHYPVWSVSEHGPTECLLQRLHPLLLKYKATAYLCGHDHNLQYIEESGIGYVVSGAGNFLDPDIRHWNHNPKGSVKFFTGQASTLGGFVHAEVTKNKMVLTFLQAKGTSLYRTVLSQREFN encoded by the exons ATGGCACTCACGCTGGTATCCATCTGGATTGCTGCCATCTCTGTGGCCTACTGTTACCCCACTGCCTTCCAAGACCTGGGTGAAAGTAGCA AAAACCGAACATCCATCAGGTTCCTGGCCATAGGAGACTGGGGTGGCGTGCCCTATCCACCGTACATCACCGCTGTGCAGAAGGCTACTGCTCGAGAGATGAGCAAAATAGCGGAGCAGATGGGAGCTGACTTTGTTCTGTCCCTTGGCGACAACTTCTACTTCAGAGGTGTGGACAGCGTGGATTCTCCTCGGTTTAAG GACACCTTTGAGTATGTGTACACGGCCAAGTCTCTCAGAATTCCCTGGTATGTGCTTGCTGGCAATCACGACCATGCTGGGAATGTCAAAGCCCAGATTGATTACACCCAGAAATCAGACCGATG GAAATTTCCCTCTTATTATTACGAGCTCAACTTCCGCATCCCCAACACTGGGAAGACCCTGACCATCATCATGCTCGACACAATCATGCTGTGCGGTAACTCGGACGACTTCCTGGACGAGAAGCCCAGAGGTCCCCTGCATGCGGTGGATGCGAACCGTCAGCTGGCCTGGCTGCAGGAGAGACTGGCCCGCTCCaaggcggacttcctgttggtcGCGGGCCATTACCCTGTGTGGTCCGTGTCTGAACACGGGCCCACCGAGTGTCTGCTGCAGAGgcttcatcctctcctcctcaaaTACAAGGCCACAGCGTACCTTTGTGGACACGACCACAATCTGCAG TACATTGAAGAGTCTGGTATAGGCTACGTGGTGAGTGGCGCCGGAAACTTCCTGGATCCGGACATCCGCCACTGGAACCACAATCCCAAAGGTTCGGTGAAGTTCTTCACCGGACAAGCGTCGACGCTGGGGGGCTTTGTCCACGCGGAGGTCACCAAGAACAAGATGGTTCTGACTTTTTTGCAGGCTAAAGGCACGTCACTCTATCGCACGGTCCTCTCTCAGAGGGAGTTTAACTAG
- the gcdha gene encoding glutaryl-CoA dehydrogenase a: MALRSGLSRLLSSSQRCAAVTASRAQGTTAAAHADVEEVKKPTKAAKVSFNWRDALNLEAQLTEEEIMIRDSFRDYCQEKLMPRIVMANRHEHFHREIVSEMGELGILGPTIKGYGCAGTSYVAYGLIAREVERVDSGYRSVMSVQSSLVMHPINAYGTEAQKEKYLPRLARGEILGCFGLTEPNHGSDPSSMETKAKYNQSSDTYTISGAKTWITNSPVADIAVVWAKCEDGRVRGFILERGMKGFATPKIEGKFSLRASATGMILMDEVEVPQENLLPNVSGLAGPFGCLNNARYGIAWGALGAAEFCFHAARQYTLDRIQFGVPLARNQLMQKKMADMLTEITIGLQSCLTLGRLIDEKKAAPDMISMLKRNSCGKALDIARQARDMLGGNGIADEYHIIRHVMNLEAVNTYEGTHDIHALILGRAITGLQSFTVEN, translated from the exons ATGGCTCTCAGAAGTGGGCTCAGTCGTCTGCTCTCCAGCAGTCAAAGATGTGCTGCTGTCACAGCGTCCAGAGCACAGGGCACCACTGCTGCAGCTCACGCAG atgtgGAAGAAGTCAAGAAACCAACAAAAGCAG CCAAGGTGTCATTCAACTGGCGGGACGCTCTGAATCTGGAGgctcagctgacagaggaggagatcaTGATCCGCGACTCCTTCCGCGACTACTGCCAGGAAAAACTCATGCCTCGCATCGTCATGGCCAACAGACACGAAC ATTTCCACCGTGAGATTGTCTCAGAGATGGGAGAGCTGGGCATCCTAGGCCCAACCattaaag GATATGGCTGTGCTGGCACCAGCTATGTGGCGTATGGTTTGATTGCCAGAGAAGTTGAGAGAGTGGACAGTGGCTATCGCTCGGTCATGAGTGTCCAGTCTTCGCTGGTTATGCACCCCATCAATGCTTATGGCACGGAGGCTCAGAAGGAGAAGTACCTGCCCAGGCTCG CTCGTGGAGAAATCCTTGGTTGTTTTGGCCTGACGGAGCCTAACCACGGCAGTGATCCCAGCAGCATGGAGACCAAGGCCAAGTACAATCAATCCAGCGATACCTACACTATCAGTGGAGCCAAGACCTG GATCACAAATTCCCCCGTGGCAGATATTGCAGTGGTGTGGGCCAAGTGTGAAGATGGCAGGGTGAGGGGTTTCATCCTGGAGCGTGGAATGAAGGGTTTTGCTACCCCAAAGATTGAGGGCAAGTTCTCACTGAGAGCGTCTGCCACTGGTATGATCCTGATGGATGAAGTGGAGGTTCCACAGGAGAACCTGCTCCCAAATGTCTCTGGTCTAGCT GGTCCCTTTGGATGTCTCAACAATGCCCGTTATGGCATTGCCTGGGGAGCTTTGGGAGCAGCTGAATTCTGCTTCCATGCTGCTCGAcagtacactctggacag AATTCAGTTTGGCGTGCCACTGGCCAGAAACCAGCTGATGCAGAAGAAGATGGCTGACATGCTGACGGAGATCACGATTGGTCTGCAGTCATGTCTGACGCTGGGCAGACTTATTGATGAGAAGAA AGCAGCACCAGACATGATCTCCATGCTGAAGAGGAATAGCTGTGGCAAGGCATTGGATATTGCCAGACAAGCCAGAGATATGTTGGGAGGAAATGGCATCGCTGATGAATACCACATTATCCGTCACGTGATGAACCTGGAGGCTGTCAACACATATGAGG GAACACACGACATTCACGCCTTGATCCTAGGCAGAGCCATCACTGGATTGCAGTCGTTCACTGTtgaaaattaa